In Syntrophotaleaceae bacterium, the DNA window TCAAGCAGACTCGATTCCCGAAAAAAACCGCCTCGGAAAAGGGCTCTTTTCAATGCAGACCTTTTTCCATGAGTTGCACCATGCGGGCAAATTCCTCCGCGGTCAGCCGTTGATGAACGCCCTCAACATATTCACGGCTGGCTGCCTCATAAGCCTCGGCGACCTGTTTGCCCTCGGCTGTCAAGTGAATGTAATAAACCCTCCGGTCGTTCGCCGATTGGCACTTGTAGACGTAACCCTGTTCGATCAGCTTGTTCACGATGGAGGTCACGGCGGGTTTGCTGAGATTCAGCGCCTCTGCAAGACCCGTGAAGGTCACTTCGTCATTCTGCTTGATGACGTTGATGTACTGAAACTGGGTCAGATTGATTTCTGCGCCGCCGATTTTTTTTAGTTTCTGAACTTTGGCATTGACCAGTGCCCGGCTGACGTGTTCGATGATGTCCATCAGTCGCTGTTTGTTGTCCATGACTAAAAATCCTTTATTCCGGGCAGGTTTATGTTAGTTAACCGAACAAACTATGCTTACCAGACAACAGTGGCTTTCAGCCTTCGGATTCCGAATTGTTAAGGAGGACAGGCGGCGCAGGTGGAGCGGAACAGGGTTGTACTCAGGTAACGGTCGCCCCGGTCGGGCAGCAGGGTGACAATGGTTCCTCGCTCCATCGTCCGCGCGACACGAAGCGCTCCCGCCACGGCTGCGCCGCTGGACATGCCGGCAAAAACCCCTTCCCGTATAGCCAGCTGGCGGGTGGTTTCGAACGCCGTGTCGTCATCGATCACCAGCTTTTCATCGAGTCTGGCAGGGTTGTAGATGGCGGGCACAATGGCTTCCTGCATGTTCTTCAAACCCTGGACCTTATGGCCGAGGGTGGGTTCGACTCCGACCACGCGGATGGCCGGATTCTGCTCCTTGAGGAACAGGGCCATACCCATCAGGGTCCCGCTGGTGCCCATGCCGGCGACGAATACATCGATCTTGCCCCCGGTCTGGGCCATGATTTCCGGTCCTGTGGTGTAGTAGTGGGACAAGGGGTTGTTTTCGTTGGCGTACTGGTTGGGCATGTAATAGATGTCAGGATTTTTCTGCAGAATGCGGTGGGCCATGCGGATGGCGCCATCAGTTCCCTGCTCGGCCGGGGAGAGAAGCACCTCCGCGCCGTAGGCTTCGAGCACGGCCCGCCGCTCCAGACTGACGCAGCCGGGCATG includes these proteins:
- a CDS encoding MarR family transcriptional regulator, with protein sequence MDNKQRLMDIIEHVSRALVNAKVQKLKKIGGAEINLTQFQYINVIKQNDEVTFTGLAEALNLSKPAVTSIVNKLIEQGYVYKCQSANDRRVYYIHLTAEGKQVAEAYEAASREYVEGVHQRLTAEEFARMVQLMEKGLH
- a CDS encoding cysteine synthase family protein, whose product is MKIINEKLSLWGAIGNTPLVEISQLHDNPKVRILAKLEGNNPGGSVKDRPALFMLQKAEETGALRPGKTILEPTSGNTGIALAMIGAAKGYRVKLIMPGCVSLERRAVLEAYGAEVLLSPAEQGTDGAIRMAHRILQKNPDIYYMPNQYANENNPLSHYYTTGPEIMAQTGGKIDVFVAGMGTSGTLMGMALFLKEQNPAIRVVGVEPTLGHKVQGLKNMQEAIVPAIYNPARLDEKLVIDDDTAFETTRQLAIREGVFAGMSSGAAVAGALRVARTMERGTIVTLLPDRGDRYLSTTLFRSTCAACPP